One stretch of Macrotis lagotis isolate mMagLag1 chromosome 7, bilby.v1.9.chrom.fasta, whole genome shotgun sequence DNA includes these proteins:
- the NUDT5 gene encoding ADP-sugar pyrophosphatase isoform X1 produces the protein MENKEPMDSHKATKESILTEELITEGKWVKLEQTTYMDPTGKTRTWETVKRTTRKKGLSADGVAIIPVLQRTLHYECIVLVKQFRPPMGGYCLEFPAGLIDDNESPETAALRELEEETGYKGDVAECSPAVCMDPGLSNCTTHIVTVMINGDDAENVRPKPKLGELIFTLL, from the exons atggaaaacaaagaacCTATGGATTCTCATAAAGCTACCAAAGAGTCTATCCTAACAGAAGAG TTGATTACAGAAGGGAAATGGGTCAAGCTTGAACAAACAACTTATATGGATCCCACTGGTAaaacaag AACTTGGGAAACTGTGAAACGCACTACTAGGAAAAAAGGACTTTCTGCTGATG GTGTGGCAATTATCCCAGTATTACAAAGAACTCTTCATTATGAATGCATTGTCCTGGTGAAGCAGTTCAGACCCCCAATGGGAGGCTACTGCTTAGAGTTCCCTGCAG GTCTCATAGATGATAATGAAAGCCCAGAGACAGCCGCTCTTCGAGAACTTGAGGAAGAAACTGGTTACAAAGGTGATGTTGCTGAATGTTCTCCAG CTGTATGCATGGATCCAGGTTTGTCAAATTGTACCACACATATAGTGACTGTGATGATTAATGGAGATGATGCTGAAAATGTGAGACCTAAACCAAAGCTTGGTGAGCTTATATTCACTCTTCTTTAA
- the NUDT5 gene encoding ADP-sugar pyrophosphatase isoform X2, with protein MENKEPMDSHKATKESILTEELITEGKWVKLEQTTYMDPTGKTRTWETVKRTTRKKGLSADGVAIIPVLQRTLHYECIVLVKQFRPPMGGYCLEFPAGLIDDNESPETAALRELEEETGYKGDVAECSPAVCMDPGLSNCTTHIVTVMINGDDAENVRPKPKLGDGEFVEVVSLPKNDLLKRIDDLVADEHLKVDARVYSYALALKHANAKPFEVPFLKF; from the exons atggaaaacaaagaacCTATGGATTCTCATAAAGCTACCAAAGAGTCTATCCTAACAGAAGAG TTGATTACAGAAGGGAAATGGGTCAAGCTTGAACAAACAACTTATATGGATCCCACTGGTAaaacaag AACTTGGGAAACTGTGAAACGCACTACTAGGAAAAAAGGACTTTCTGCTGATG GTGTGGCAATTATCCCAGTATTACAAAGAACTCTTCATTATGAATGCATTGTCCTGGTGAAGCAGTTCAGACCCCCAATGGGAGGCTACTGCTTAGAGTTCCCTGCAG GTCTCATAGATGATAATGAAAGCCCAGAGACAGCCGCTCTTCGAGAACTTGAGGAAGAAACTGGTTACAAAGGTGATGTTGCTGAATGTTCTCCAG CTGTATGCATGGATCCAGGTTTGTCAAATTGTACCACACATATAGTGACTGTGATGATTAATGGAGATGATGCTGAAAATGTGAGACCTAAACCAAAGCTTG gagatggAG aatttgtagaAGTAGTTTCTTTACCAAAGAATGATCTACTGAAGAGAATTGATG ATCTGGTAGCTGATGAACATCTCAAGGTGGATGCAAGAGTCTACTCTTATGCCTTGGCACTGAAACATGCCAATGCAAAACCCTTTGAAGTGCCATTCCTGAAATTCTGA